The nucleotide window AAGCCGCATCGACAGTACCTCAATTGCAATTTGGAAGGCAAAGAAGTTTAAGCACGATCTCAGTAGGGCTATTTGTGCATCAGATGGTTTTTTCCCTTATCGTGACAGCATCGATGAATTGTATCAAGCCGGTGTGAAGGCAGTTGTTCAACCAGGTGGTTCAAAAGGTGATGAAGAATGCATTCAAGCCTGTGATGAATTGGATATGACAATGATATTCACCGGATACCGCCACTTTAGGCATTAAAATGTTTGACAGAATGCCGCCACCGAAAAGATTGGCAATTGCGCTTGCGGAGATGTGTCCGAGTTGGCTGAAGGAGCACGATTGGAAATCGTGTAAACGTGTGAGCGTTTCTAGGGTTCGAATCCCTACATCTCCGCCACAATCTATACACGGGCTAAATTCTGTTTACACACACAATTTTTCGCAGTCTTACTTTGGGCTGCACCCAATTATACAAGTACATTTTTTTAGAAGGAGGCTCAAATGAGCACCAAAAAAGTCATTTTAATCGTGTTTATCGTCCTTGTTATCCTGATAGCGTTATCATTTTGGACCGGCAAGCAGATGAGCAAATTGTCTCTTAATGCTCCCGGCTCAACTCCAATTAGTTCGGGTAGCTGGCTTCATCTGGATCCGGGAGCATACATCCCGGAGTATAGTGAATTACTGCCTTTTAATCTGTTTGGCACAAAAGAATTGAGCAGCATGCAAAACTTAGTAGCAAAAATCCGCAGTGCCAAAGACGACAAGCGCATAGATGGCATATTTATTGAACCGATGGGTATGCAGATCTCTATGGCAAGTATGAATGAGCTGGGTTTAGCTATTCAGGATTTTAAAAGTAGCGGAAAGCCAGTGCTTGCTTTTGGCGATATGATGAGTCAGGCAGATTATCTTTTGGCCAGTTATGCCGATGAGATCTATATGGATCCATCTGCATCAGCAGGCTTGTTACTAACCGGAGCAGCAGCTAATATAACTTTTTTTAAAGAGTTATTCGATAAAATTGGCATAAAAATGCATGTGGTTCAATCCGGTGAATACAAAGGAGCCGGTGAACCCTATACTCAAACCTCTTTATCGGAGGGAACGCGTGCTAATATTGCCGAAGCCATTTCCGATAGATTTGATCTTATTATCGATGCCATCGCCCAAAGGCGTGAGCTAACTCGCGATGATGTATTGGCAGTATATCAGGGTAGGACAGATCTGTTTATCTCGGCGCAGCAGGCTTTGGAGCTTAAGCTTATTGAAGCGGCAGGCTCTCGTAAAGAACTCTGCCAGAAACACAACATCGATGAGGATAAGCTAGTAAGGGTATCTGCGTATTCGGCAAAAGAAAACACTCATAGCGGCGATATTGTTGCCGTAGTATATCTGGAAGGGCAAATCATGGGCGGAAACGCTTCGATGGGGCAGGCGCTTATTTCGCATAATAAAGTGCAGAAAGTAGTGGAAGATATTCAGAATGATTCTTCGGTAAAAGCTGCTGTTATTCGTGTAAACAGCCCCGGCGGAAGCGCTCTGGAAAGTGAATACATCTACCGTGAATTATCGCAGTTAAATGCAAAAATCCCTGTAGTAATATCGATGGGCGGTACAGCTGCATCTGGCGGGTACTATATTTCTTGTGCTGGAAGGTATGTAGTAGCAGATTCCAGTACTATAACCGGATCCATCGGAGTTGTTATGATGATACCGGAAGCCACCGGACTAAGCCGCAAAATTGGTGTACGCTCGCAAACGATTAGATATGGTAAGTATGCAGGAGTATTAAACCCCTTAGAACCTTACTCCGCCGAGCTTATAGCTTCTCTAAGACGCAATTCGGAGGATACTTACAACGAATTCAAGTCCAGAGTGATGACGGCACGGAACATTAGTCCCGATAAAATCAACAGTTTGGCAGAAGGCAGAATCTTTAGTGCCGAAGATGCGCTTGCTCTCAATTTGATAGATGAAGTGGGTACGTTGGACAATGCCATCGCAAAAGCCGCTGAGTTGGCAAGTATTACCAGCTACTCAGCCAAAAATTTCCCGCGCAAGAAGAGTGTGTTGGAGTTTCTTAGAGAACTGGATATCACCAATCTTCAGGCACTTTCTTTATTAAAAGGAAAGCAGTTCAACCTTCAGAAGCTTACAGAAACCATGCTAACCGATATTGAACCATACAAATGGCTATATCTGATGCCGGTAGGAATCGATTAATATGCGCAAAGACAGTGTTAATACAGAGATAATTGTAAACGTTCACCCCCTCGAAAAGAGGGTGGCGGTTTTGGAAGATAATCGCTTAGTAGAGCTGTTTGTAGAGCGCAAAGATCACCAAAACCCCGTGGGCAATATATACAAAGGCATCGTGAAAGATGTGCTTCCAGGAATGGGTGCGGCGTTCATTGAAATTGGCTTGGAGCGTACCGCCTTTCTGCATTACAGCGATATTGTGTTGGATTTCTTGGAGATTTATGAGGATGACAAACCGCACAAACGCCTTAATCCCGATGATAGTTCGCAGATTGGTAAGCTGTTAAAATCCGGTCAGGAAATAGTGGTGCAAGTTCACAAAGGTCCCATAGGCTCAAAAGGGGCGCGCTTAACCGGGCAGATTTCAATTCCGGGGAAGTATTTGGTGTTGTTTCCCAACAAGAATAAAATAGCCATTTCACGTAAAATATATTCGCAAGGAGAACGCAGTCGCATTCGCAATATTCTTTCTGAGATCAAAGACTCATCCTATGGCTTGATTGTCCGTACCGAAGCAGATGGCGCAGATGAAGAGGATATTCGCAATGAATATAAGGCATTAGCCAAAACTTGGCGGCTAATTGATAAGCAACTCAAATTTGCCAAAGCACCGGTATGTGTATTCGAAGAAAACGCTCTGGTGAACTACCTTATTCG belongs to Candidatus Cloacimonadota bacterium and includes:
- the sppA gene encoding signal peptide peptidase SppA; amino-acid sequence: MSTKKVILIVFIVLVILIALSFWTGKQMSKLSLNAPGSTPISSGSWLHLDPGAYIPEYSELLPFNLFGTKELSSMQNLVAKIRSAKDDKRIDGIFIEPMGMQISMASMNELGLAIQDFKSSGKPVLAFGDMMSQADYLLASYADEIYMDPSASAGLLLTGAAANITFFKELFDKIGIKMHVVQSGEYKGAGEPYTQTSLSEGTRANIAEAISDRFDLIIDAIAQRRELTRDDVLAVYQGRTDLFISAQQALELKLIEAAGSRKELCQKHNIDEDKLVRVSAYSAKENTHSGDIVAVVYLEGQIMGGNASMGQALISHNKVQKVVEDIQNDSSVKAAVIRVNSPGGSALESEYIYRELSQLNAKIPVVISMGGTAASGGYYISCAGRYVVADSSTITGSIGVVMMIPEATGLSRKIGVRSQTIRYGKYAGVLNPLEPYSAELIASLRRNSEDTYNEFKSRVMTARNISPDKINSLAEGRIFSAEDALALNLIDEVGTLDNAIAKAAELASITSYSAKNFPRKKSVLEFLRELDITNLQALSLLKGKQFNLQKLTETMLTDIEPYKWLYLMPVGID